agaaaacaaaagaaaaaaaaaattgatttgcaAGAAATGTTACATTCTTATTCTCCTCATAATCTTCTTTATATTGAAATCAAGAGTTAAAATCAAGAGCAATtcaatactataaataaattttttgaactCAAATTTCAAAGACAtgaaaaatcaataatattacTCATTTATTTGGATGATATAATAGGTAAATTTCCGGAAGAAAACTTTAAATTGTGAAACCTAGATTCTAGATCTAATAgcaaaaataaagataaacatATATTTCAATCCCACTTAGAGCAAATGGTAGGTTTGTTGGGACGGTTATAAACTCTACATGGTCCAGTTTCTTTGGCAAACCAATGACACTCTTCGCAATCATTGTCCCTAGAAGGAACGTACATGTTAAACATGTGAGATGCTCCTTTCCACTGAAAAGAACAAAGGAACGATGGGCCTCCTGATTGAGTAGCAACACCATTATTAATCCATTCATGGAAACCACCAGGATGCATAAGGTAACTTTTACCATCAATATTGGGACAAGCAACGGTTAAGTCTAAACTTCCATTGTCCAAAGCATTTGTCACCTCAATAATCAACTGTCCAAAAACTCTAGAATTGTTTGCAGATGACACTATAAGGATCAATACCCATATGAATGATACACTTTTACCAAAGATACCCATTGTTGCACCTTTTCTCAATATTTGATGAACAATATTGAAGTATACAAGAGAAATGAGGTTGGTAAGAAATATATAATGGAAAAAAGATAACTTTTACGGAAAACATAATGACAAAAGAATCAGTGCATTCAATGATACTTTTAAGAAACAACTCAATCAACCATTAGAATAATAACACAAATGTTTATGCTTGTAAATgacaatattttattaaatataatttattgtacTTTAAATGTagattttaatatgtttttaattgcTTTTACTTTCATtcctttattttctttcttttaagtCTCTATGACACATaggatttttatattttattgtctTTAGTAAATCTTCCTTTGATctataatttcattattttcattCACACACCCACCTTCGttctaaaattgttttgaagttcTTTGAGAGAACTTGTGTTGAGAACTATCTGGGGTAAGCTCTGATTAAGAAAGTTTTGATACTTAAGTAGTTCATTGTGACTCACCTTACTTTTCTGGGAGTGAACTTGGAGAAAACTCATACTTGAATCATTgacatatttcaaaaaaaaaaaaaaaaatctttctgAAAATCTTTTATCACTCAAGTTGAGTTTTTAaatctttgtgaaaacaatttctattttaattcaaaaatgGATGATCATTCACATCAATCTAGTATTCATCACAATCTTAACACTCAAGATTTTTTTGATGTCCATGAAACACTAGCgaaacaaacaaaagaaaatttccATTTGAAGGAAATGTTTTCTCAATTTATGATTTCACAAGAGAGGAATAGAGAAAGGTTTAGGAGTAGTTATGGGGAGGGTTTCAAAAACATagaaacaataattatataatctCTTCCCAAAGCCAAGATGATTATAGTATTCATCACAAACACATACTACTCTACCAACAAAATCTTAGACACCATAGACATCAAACCCATCATGTGCCTAAAGAACCTAAGATTGACCTTCCTTTCTTCCATGGTTCATCAAGCATAGAAGATTACCTAACTTGGGAGATGAAGGTTGAAAAAACTTTTTAAGCTCACCAAATAGATAATGAGAGGAGGATTACCTTATCTACCCTTAGTTTTCAGGAGTCAGCCATGACTTGGTGTTCAGCCTATACAAGAGATCTTAGGTAACATAATTTTCCCCAAATAAGGTATTGGAATGAGCTTAGGTCAGCCCTTAGGAAAATGTATGTACCTTTATATTATGATAGAGAATTGATGCAACAACTACATATGTTAACCTAGAGAAACATGGCTGTAGAACAATGCATACAAAAAATGGAGTTACTTATGTTAAAGACAGAGATTAAagaatcttcttcttcttatttttgtaattacaGCTGTTTCGGCCGCTAAACAACAACTTGTAGATATAGTCCCCAAATCACCAAATCAGTTTCGGTGGCTATTTTTACATGTATTATTAATGCCTATTTAAAATGGTATTTggaccattttataaaaaaaaaaatcaaacctGTTCACTCAAAATTCAATCAAGCTAAATAGGAATGAACTTCAAATACATAGTTTAAGAAGTTGtacaaattaaaagtaaatcgTATTACACAATGAAAACTATTGAAAactagttaaaaaaaatcaaatctattatataattcaaCATGATACATTTACATAATAATATAAGGGGAAAAACATTGAATTTACATAATTTCACTCGTACCCTACCCATAATCTGTACACAATTGGGGGTGTGGTGTGGTATACATTTACTCTAACAAGACCAAATGCAGCTGTTAGTATGATCCCTCATCAATGAACTCAAATATGTTGGGAAAACAAGTGATACTCTATGCATCTGAGCATAAGGACAAGTTACATGCAACATGGTAGTAGCAATCAAACAGATTGTGATATAGAATGTGTTGTCTCCAATGTTCTAGTTGGTTGCCTTGTAAGAAGCAGATTGTGATGAGTCTGAGAAGGTCTTTGATTTGGGAAACTTTGCAACTTCCTGATACAGATTCTTTTCCTTAAATGGCTTGAGACATATCCATCCATGCCACGTTTCAAGCACTCATCATATGTAGCATGGATCACATCAGCTGTCATGGCCAATATAGGCACATGCCACTCACTCCCATTCTTCATCTCCTCATTTGCCTTGCTCTTCATCATCCGAATTTGGCATGTTGCTTGAAATCTGCAGAATGTGTAAACACAATTATTTGTTTCCATGAATTAGAACATTTGAACAAGTTTGAACAAACCAAGATATAGAGAAAATTGAGGTTTTTACATTGACATAATATGTAACAAAACTCTTATATCTAATATATCTTAAGGATGTATTAAACATGAAATGCTATTGATAACTTCCTGGACAATAGTAACCATGAACACTTAATGCATTTACATGAATCTACATTTTCCCAAGTACTTAAGTATAAATAACTTTAACATGCATACCCGTCCATTTCTGGCATTTGAATATCCATGAAGCAAGCATCAAAATTTTGAGGCAATTGCAGCATTTCAAGTACGGCTTTGCCACTTTCAGCAAATTTCACATCAGCTCCAAACTTTTTCAGAGCACCTTCAGCAACCCTCCGGTTTACCCCCATTGTCATCAACCACCAAGATTTTCATTCCatagagaaggctttgtagaaAAGCATAACCATTAGGCATGTCTTTCCCTAGCTGCCTCTTCTTCCCCATCCCCAAAACTTGCTGAAGACATGCAGCGACCATACTAGCTCTCAGAGGCTTCATGATCACAGTATCACTGAAACCCATGGCCTTAGCTTGATCAAATTCAGTTTTACCAATATTGGTTGCCAGAAGGATCATTTTAGGCATCTTATACATATTACCATTCTGTTTCCACATATTGAAAATCCCTTCCTCTCCCGATATCCATGTGTCCTTCTCAACCATGATAATATCTGGCAGGAACGTTCTGCCACATCCAAGTAGTTTCATTAGTGAATGAACTGAACCAAGCAActtgaacaaaaaaaaatttgtaataGCACATCTTCTCAAAAAGTAGTAAAAGAAACAGTCACAAGATAACTTACAAGAATAATAAAAGCCATAAGAATGAAAAACTAGAAGTAGTCGACAAGCAAGAAATATGTCGTCAAATTGAAAACAACTGAAACACAACCAATAGACATTTGAAAAATATCCATACTGAAACTTAGCATTTGAATTATGACTATGCCAATACATAACCAACCCATATTGAAACTTAGCATTTGAATCATGACTATGCCAATACATTATAGAACAAAAAGCGGGGCCATAGCACCACACCACTGTCAAATTGCATCTTAAAATCAATTGGCATTAAACAAAGCTGCTAAATCAATATAAGGCACACACTAGAATTGAGGTAATCCATGTGAGACTTCCCAACAACAACACCCTGATAAAACTGCAAAATATGTATAAACTTGCATAGTCAGTTTAAAGGGTTTTTTTAAAACCACAAGCATGTGTTATAACAATATCAAAAAGTTGATACCACTGTAGTTTTTTTATCACTTTCAGTCTCAACAAGTTATAAACTAGATTTTAAAatcatgaaaataaatataaacattattatAAGAATTGAGACAGAATCTTTTTCACATTTCATTTATATCTATGTGCAGAGAGTGTTCCGAGAATGTGTGGTCCTGCATTTTTCCATAAAATCCCATCTAATGCATGCAAAATAGAAAGTTGTGAAGGGAGCACAAAGAACTAACCAATTAAACTTAGCTCACATTAATGACAACTCTGGGGATTCAGAGAGTGAGGAGGCACCTGTAAGCCTAGGGGTTTGACCCTCATCATCTTTTaagtttttagatttttttagtgagtataatattttaaatttcagatttttttttataaatgattgttttcttataaaaaaaaattgtatgtttCTTTTATAGTTTTCATTGTTGAAGTATTATATTTTCCATTtcttatttaaacaaaatttttaGTATCACCAGTGTTTTGTttccttgatgaatttaataattttttaaaacagtgCAAATTTATTAATGtctttaataatattactagATGTGCATATATAACTTTGTTTCTtctcttatttatttgttattactaacaataaatataaacaacataaaaaaatattaaacaatgtTTACAATTGCCAACTATTGAATTCTTTGAAGATGGAGGTATTGGCAGTTTGGTATTGAATTAAAACACTTTGATAGTCTTCACCACGAGGCTATTGAGCTTATCCTAAATAGCACTCTAACAAGACAATAAACTAAATAATACTCTTCATGCAATAACCAAAAATCATAAAGTGATAGTGTTGTGAAATAAAGTGTAGAAGACCGCAATATTGTGGAAGACTGCAATGTGAAACAAAATGATAATTGTGGCAATAATCTATTATTGTTTTGCTACTCAATTTTCTTCCCAAATATTATTGATGATAAAATTAATGCAAGCAATCAAAGTACCTCTATTCGCACCGTTCGGACCTTCGTTCGCCTCCATTCGTCTCTGTTCGCACCTCAGTTCACACCACGACCACCACCCACAACTTCCCCCTCCTCCTCTGCTCACACCTCTAATCGCACCACCACCAGCACCgcaacttcctcctcctcctccaatgGCTCTGTGTTTTATGAAAAGTTACCCACTCCAATACCCTAAAACCTAACAATAACTCTGAAGTCTAAAGAAGAGACAAAGTGagagaattattttttaaaacaataataataatattgactaatctatttttttattttaaaataaaataattgttcaaatattttaattctttttggatcaaataataataataacaacaaaaataagaataataatattattattaatattaatattaatattttatattattattattagtagtaGAAGCAGTACTAGtagtaaaataaacaattacatttagcgataaaaaaaaatcggtggctaaaaattaaacatattcgGTCGCTAATTCGGTTGTAGATATATTTTTCCAATTTATTCAAAACATTGACCACTTTAGCGATGATGGTTTTATCACTCTCATGTTCGGTCGCTAATTCAGTTGCAAAACTAACTAAAATCATTAACAATTCATTCGGTCGCTATTTCGGTCGCACATTTGACACTAAGGGTATTTAGTGGCTATTTCAGTCACAAATTGCGACCACTTATTTTTGGTCGTTGAATTCGGTGGCGGATTCGGTGGCAAATAACAAGCAATAATATTTAGCGACCAAGATAAAATCGGTGactaaaaattaaacatattcgGTCGTAGATATATTTTTCCAATTTATTCAAAACAATGACCACTTTAGCGACTGATGGTTTTATCACTCTCATATTCGGTCGCTGATTCAGTTGCAAAACTAACTAACATCATTAACAATTCATTCGGTCGTTATTTCGGTCGCACATTTGACACTAAGGGTATTCAGTGGCTATTTCAGTCACAAATTGCGACCACTTATTTTTGGTCGTTAATTTGGtgactaaattgttattttcttgtagtggtgtGAGGGGTCTGGGTTTGAAATGAGAGGGTttcgaaaagaaaaaaaaatgaaagggtTTCGAGAGTGGTCAAAGAAATGAGATTTGCGAAAATACAATGTTTTGGAAAAAAAGGAATGCTATGGAGGGAATGAAAACGCAGGATAGTGGTATACTTCATAAAATGACGATTCTAAATGACATATTTTGAAGGAAAAATGTGATAATTATTAACCTATCATATTATAATTGTGACGATTTTTAATAATCGTCGTGATGTTTTTTTACTGTCACCGTGTAACCCCTCACTTCACATGCCTCCTCTATTATGTTTTTTTCTCCCCTGTATCTTTTAAAACCCTCCCTCTAACTTTTCCATATATGAGTTATTTTTTACATGATTAATTAGATTTGATAGTTGTTAAAAATTTCGTATTTTAGTTACTTTAAAAAACATTTGTTATTATCTTGTAATGCCTTTTAGAACTTTCATAGTAATATATGATCCACTAAATGTAACAGTGATAGTgatagaacaaaaaaaaaatgtttaacatatatgcattttttttattatagttacTTTGTTGTTCAATTTATCTTCTTGGAAATTATTTACTCTATTATaagttcattaaaaaaaatgagactTTTCTACGATAACTAATTCAAGAATTAATGTAAAATGTACTTCTAAGTCGATTCTTATATTAATAGATATAAAAAGTctcattttttcattttctacatTATACGAAATAGACTAACTTAAAAAAGGGCGTGTTTATGTCGGGTTCTACCTCAATCGATGTAGAAACATTTGTAATTGACATAAAATGTCTCTTTTATGTCATGTGATTGACCAacataaaataagttattttttatgtcatcCATATTTACATTGGAGCTTGAAGTGATGTAATTTGTCCAAATAATTGTCCTAATAAAGTTATGTTGCACTTGTGTTAGTGTCGAGAAGATGATAGATATTGAAATTATCAAGAATCTTTATCCTTGATCAACAACACATGTATGCTCAATATGCCTTATGTTGAGGACCCCATAACTTAGTTTAACTATAATATCTTGATATTTTAGTATCATGCCTTATTAACCTTTTTGGAACATTAACcttgcttgttttgtgtagATATCATGAGAATTTTTTACAATATAGAGTTGTGTACTTAGGTTGGGTGTCATGCCTTAGAAAAGAACTGGTTGGCTAACATTCAGACATCATCCAAGAAAAAGACAGTGCCCAAACAATGAATCTTGTTGTCGATGTGTCACTAGATTCTCCTCAAGTGTATGTTCAACAAGAGATTATCATGCAAAACTTCCCCTAAGTGATTCCTAATGTAACTCATCCTCTACAAAATACAAATAAGATTCCCTTAAATGCTCAAAAAAGACCCATTGTTTTACTCATTTGAAGTGAAAAGGGACCCTTAACTTCGGTGGACAATGTTTCAACAAATATTCTAAACCTTAGCTCACTGTGACATGGTAACATGTAAGAGATTCTGGTTGAGTTTGGTGGTGTTCGATTTCGATGCCCCTCCTATTTATATCTCCTCAAAAGTATTGGAGCCAAAGAGTGTTTTTGCGAGGTGATGATGGGAAATTTTATGGTGATAGTACATTATTGGGAGGGGTGAACACTAATGCTCGTTAAATAAGTCACATAAAAGACGTAAAGAAGATGATGTTAGAGAAACAAATTACTACACTGGCCAAAGTTAAAGAGACTGAGGTTTTGCTATAATGCTTGtcatttgcataaaaaataatgaatgtaCTGTTCGGTTGGTCTCAGTTCAGTTTCTGAcctaatattgttttttttttcgaaGAATATCATAGCTCGGTAGAGAATTGAGCAACATGCATTTTATAACTGTCTTCTATAAATATGCTTTGATTTTTGGGGTTTtgttaaatcaattttatttcatttaagaTACGTCAGAAATAAATAACTGAGTGGCTTAAGTTTTGAGGAGTTACGGATGAATCTATTATGACTCCATAAAATGAGGGATCGGATGACTCCACAAAAAGGGAGATCGAAAGACACTGCAAAAGGGGAAGAAAGTCCTCATAGGTATGGACGATTTTTTTATACTTAACAAAAACTGTTAATCACTGATATTTTATGCTCTcatgacttgatcgtcggagtgtagTCAACAGACGAAGCTCCTCTTTTCTTCTTGTGATCACTGGACACTTAAGGCGGCGGTTACAAGAGAGTCTTCTCAGAGGCCACCCCCAAGCACTTAACCACCAGTTTGGTGAGAACATTTGGTGTTATCTGTGAGGCAGGTAAAACTAATCCTGCTAACCACAAAGACACTTAGAACTCTAGTTACTAGAGCATATGAGAAACACTCGACAACATATGTAGGACGAGGATGAAGAACCCACCCCCAACAGATTATGGAGACCATGCAAGCCTTCCAACACGACAACAAAGAGGTAAAAAGACAAGCTCATGAGTTTCGGCAGGAGCAGGACTGTTTGCACGCGGAAGCCTGGGCTGATCATGAAGAATCCCGAACTAACCAGGAATGACTTCAGGGATAGGTAGATTCTTCCAAAAGATTGACGGAGGAGACAATCTGAATGAATGAAGTGATGGGAAAAATGCACACGGAAGCAATACACaaaatcacgaatcaactgcagaaaaataaacaacacaagatttaatgtggttcggtcgccaactgcaacctacatccacacgggcaactattaggtttacattatatcctgttgcacaccaattacaagtacaatgatctctttaaatagagatattaaagggacacaatgattaagctcactcactaaaacatggtgtctacttAGCCCAAGCCAATTGGtcctgacttcatacccaacatgAAGAACTATAGAAAACAAATGAGGAATTGCGAAGAACCATGCATAGGCAAGTAAGAAGAAGCACACGAGCTTGTTCTCTCGACATGTCAACAAGAGATAATCCCCAACCATTTTCGCAGGCAATCATGGATGAACCGATTCCGCCACTTTCTATTATACCAAATGTCACACCTTTTTCCTGAGTGGAGGACCCTGAAGGGCAAATGATAATCTTTGGGTCAGATGTTGTGCGCTGCAAAATGTTTATGGGAACGTTCACGTGAATAACTCTCCAATGGTTTAGTGGTGTTCCAGATGACTACATTACAtcattttaagatttttatagGATATTTAAGGAGCAGTTCTTAGCCAACAAAGTCGAACATCCTCGACAAGCCAATTTATTCGATGTGAGATAGCAAGATGGAGAATCCTACAAAGAATATCTAAATCATTTTTGTGCGGTCTTAGTACACTTATAGAATTTGAATGAAGAGATGGTAGTATATGCGTTCGTGAAAGGACTCTGGGTCAGCTCCTTTAGCTACTCATTGCTCTGAAACCAATGCGAGTTTATGGCGGAGGTACGACAATGAGCGGAGGAAGCAATCTGAAGAAAAAGGGTCAACGAACTACCAAAATAAGGAAGGTACAAGGAGAGCATGTGCAATCACCGCTCAAAGAATATTGATACATCTTTGGGGGGGCAATCCGAATAGAGATACGTCCCATACGTAGGCAAGAAGGACAAAGTGAAAGAGGAATGATTCGAGTATGTTTTGCCCCGACCACAGTTCACCACTTCATTTGGGTCACTAATGACCAAGGAGAATGTTGTGGACAAACTACAATTTTTGAAGTAGACCAATCGCACATTCGGGGAAAAAAGGAAGCTTGATATGAGTTTCATCAAGCCCGTTGCCATGACACCGAGAGGTGCTTAACCCTGAAATATCAACTCGCCAAGCTGGTTAAAGAAGGGTTTTTGACAAAATATCTTCGGGATCAAGAGACAAATCGAAAGAGCAAAGATTAGTCGCAAGGACACAACCACGAGACTCTTCTTTTGGGTGATTTTAACACTACAACAGGTGGTTTTTCAGGGGGAAGGTCTTTGGTGTCGAGTCGGAAATGAGATTCCAAATTGGTTTTATCTTTGGAAACTCAGGTACCTCCCACTATCCCTTCCCTTTGTTTTACCCCTGCAGATTAGAAAGATGTTTGCCCATatgattataatatttatattataatcaaataaataaaattaattgtataatataatataaaaataattattattattaaaaaaagaaaaattatcaataaatatataaaataataattataataaacaataaatttatgaaataacaattataataaataattaaaataattagaatgaataaataataaaaaataaatgtagttatttatataataataatattattattattaattataaaaaataaatatataaattttattatttatatatttttaaaagtaaaggtaaatttgtaaatttatattttataccttttaaaaaaaattaaaaactttcaCATAATCATCACATCAGTCACAaaattcaataaactttcctcacaaatCTACTCTAGCATACtacaatccaaacaacctcactttcctctcaaatcactCCAAATCCACTTCAATTCTCCTCCCCAATCCAAACCCAAACATACCCAAAAGGATCCCTACATCACAACTTGATAATAAACGTGAAAACTAATAAACAAAAAGAAACGAAATACAAACAAACCGATAACGCTATAAAGTCGAAAAGGGAAACTTAAAAAAAGGTCCATACttaaaagattaataaaaatGCGAAAATCGATAAGCAAAAAAAATGCCAACAAGTCGGAAATGCATCCAAACTCTcatttatcagcaataaaagaAAAGCAAAACAAGTAAATAATGCATGAAACTAATGTAAAGTAATAAACGAGAAGAAGAAAACATGTGAAGATTCATATATTGAGTCAAAGTTACATCGAAAGTTGTCAAGACAGCAAAAGGCCAACAAAAGAAAATTGCCTACACATTAGCAgcataaaaaatacaaaaacaccTACCAAAATTCTCTTAATCAAGCTCTAAGAGGGGGGAGCCTTCTTGATCATATTGTTGAGACATGGGGTGGTTGGCTGAGCAGACTCTTCCTCACCATCATCATCAGGGATGTGGGTAACAAACATAAATTCCCTCTTATAAAAGTCCTTGTTAACATCAAACTTTCCTTCATCAAGGGGGGCGTCGTAGAAGTAGGTCTTGTTGAAGCTAATGTCATGCTGATGGAGAACGAAGTCTTGTGTTCGGCGAAGGTCCTCCCTAACCTTGTGGAAAGTCGCTTGTAGCTGACCAGTCTCTCTTGTTCAGCGTAGTAAGTCATGGTCATGTCGGTAAGACTTTGCTTAAGACCTTTATTTTCAACTGACACCTCCTTCCCCTTCTCCTCGGAAGTCAGACAACGAGTTTGAAATGAATCATTGTCCAGCTTAAGTTGAGTAAGCTCGATGGCTAGATCTTTGTTTTAACCAACAaaggtaatgttggcgtctAAGGCACACTGAAGAGAATAGGCAAACTCGGTCAATGTTGGTCAAATCCTTCTCTTTCAGAACCGAACCCATACGTTTGTCAACCATTAGAGCATGGGCACATAACTCCAAGAAGAAGCCAACGAGCTTTAAAGGAGTGGTCGACATGTATCGCTCCTTTTTGGTCGAGCTGAGGGGAATGTACACTTTCTCTCCCAGGTGCATATCCCTCCACAAAAATATTTTGGGAAGAGTTGGGCCCGACCTAGACCTCACGGTGTGCCCGCTTGTGCGATTTCCATGAAAAGGACTAGTTGGATTAACGGCGTGAAAATTTCTTGTGTTCCTTCTCTCGACGAACTTTCTTGGAGCTAGGGTTGATAGGAGGGAGGGCCTTACCGGCAAGAATGACCTGAAAAGGCTCCACAACCTCAACTTGAACCGGTCTCTCCTTCCTGGCCACTGCTTGTCGCTGCTTCAACAAGTTCTTATAGAAAAGCTTGCCATATTCGGCAGTGATGGAGGCCATGATAGTTTCAAAAGGCATAAGTcaaacaaacataaaaaaaaggacGAAAGCGAATGGATAAGAAGAAGCGTACCCTCAAGATCACGAAGTTGGGTCGGCGACAAGTAAACCCGCCATAGCCACTgttgtgagttgattttaggattgcacctTTTAGATGATGTTTAGTTGATTTATGAATTTTGATTTAACAAGATATGGTGAGACTCAATGAAGATTGccattggacacgaacttaaccaagtggtaagtaagtgtgaaggttctcttAAGAgggcaaaaagaaaaacacaatatatGATGATTATGATGATGAAGACGAAATGTAA
The sequence above is a segment of the Phaseolus vulgaris cultivar G19833 chromosome 2, P. vulgaris v2.0, whole genome shotgun sequence genome. Coding sequences within it:
- the LOC137809059 gene encoding histidine kinase 4-like, whose protein sequence is MTMGVNRRVAEGALKKFGADVKFAESGKAVLEMLQLPQNFDACFMDIQMPEMDGFQATCQIRMMKSKANEEMKNGSEWHVPILAMTADVIHATYDECLKRGMDGYVSSHLRKRICIRKLQSFPNQRPSQTHHNLLLTRQPTRTLETTHSISQSV
- the LOC137809058 gene encoding S-protein homolog 4-like — its product is MGIFGKSVSFIWVLILIVSSANNSRVFGQLIIEVTNALDNGSLDLTVACPNIDGKSYLMHPGGFHEWINNGVATQSGGPSFLCSFQWKGASHMFNMYVPSRDNDCEECHWFAKETGPCRVYNRPNKPTICSKWD